In one Acomys russatus chromosome X, mAcoRus1.1, whole genome shotgun sequence genomic region, the following are encoded:
- the Gjb1 gene encoding gap junction beta-1 protein gives MNWTGLYTLLSGVNRHSTAIGRVWLSVIFIFRIMVLVVAAESVWGDEKSSFICNTLQPGCNSVCYDQFFPISHVRLWSLQLILVSTPALLVAMHVAHQQHIEKKMLRLEGHGDPLHLEEVKRHKVHISGTLWWTYVISVVFRLLFEAVFMYVFYLLYPGYAMVRLVKCEAYPCPNTVDCFVSRPTEKTVFTVFMLAASGICIILNVAEVVYLIIRACARRAQRRSNPPSRKGSGGFGHRLSPEYKQNEINKLLSEQDGSLKDILRRSPGTGAGLAEKSDRCSAC, from the coding sequence ATGAACTGGACAGGTTTGTACACCTTGCTCAGTGGCGTGAATCGGCATTCTACCGCCATTGGCCGAGTATGGCTGTCCGTCATCTTCATCTTCAGAATcatggtgctggtggtggctgCAGAGAGCGTGTGGGGCGATGAGAAGTCTTCTTTCATCTGCAACACCCTCCAGCCTGGCTGTAACAGCGTCTGCTATGACCAGTTTTTCCCCATCTCTCACGTGCGCCTATGGTCCCTGCAGCTTATCCTAGTTTCCACCCCAGCTCTCCTCGTGGCAATGCACGTGGCTCACCAACAgcacatagaaaagaaaatgctacGGCTTGAGGGGCACGGGGACCCTCTTCACCTGGAAGAGGTGAAGAGGCACAAGGTGCACATCTCAGGGACACTGTGGTGGACCTATGTCATCAGCGTGGTGTTCCGGCTGCTGTTCGAGGCTGTCTTCATGTACGTCTTCTATCTGCTCTACCCCGGCTATGCCATGGTGCGGCTGGTCAAGTGTGAGGCCTACCCCTGCCCCAACACAGTGGACTGCTTCGTGTCCCGCCCCACTGAGAAAACCGTCTTCACTGTCTTTATGCTCGCCGCCTCCGGCATTTGCATTATCCTCAACGTGGCGGAGGTGGTGTACCTCATCATCCGGGCCTGTGCCCGCCGTGCTCAGCGCCGCTCCAATCCGCCCTCCCGCAAGGGCTCTGGCGGCTTCGGCCACCGCCTCTCACCTGAATACAAGCAGAATGAGATCAACAAGCTGCTGAGCGAGCAGGATGGCTCTCTGAAAGACATACTGCGCCGCAGCCCCGGCACAGGGGCCGGGCTGGCTGAGAAGAGCGACCGATGCTCAGCCTGCTGA